ACCATATCGGCGATTCCTGATTTCATTGATTCCCAGTAACTTTCCTCCAATGGCATTCTCCACAGTTTCTCCCCACTTAGTTCTGATGCAGCAATTACCTCCTTTGCTAGGTCATCACTAGGAGTAAAGACACCTAGAGGGGGGAAATTTTTCAGcatcaaaaaagaaatcacaATATTTAAGTGTCATCAAAGGCTCATGATGCTAGGAATGCATCAATTTGTTGATATGGAAAAGTTTGAACGATATtgactctctctgtctctctttctatAAGGGCACACAATTCGTTGGTATATCATAACTATATTGTAATTCATGCCAATTTGTGTCGGTCTGGAATATTTAAATTGAATCAAATAATTGAATATTACGATGAAAACGTGTCAACTTGTGTCGACATATAAGTAAGACTTGTCATAACGTGTCAtattcaagttttctttggGTGACACGCGTTTTACCATGTGTCGTGTTTGTGTCGTGCAACTTATCATGTCTAGCATTGCAAGCACTGCTTTCTATTCCACCTTGGGTAAGTTCGGGAGTCAATTATATTGGATCTAGATCATGTATAATTCTCTCTCACAACAGTTCATCAAGCCTCACTCATATTTCTCATGGACTAAATAATTGAACTTGACAAACATATACTTCTTAAATCCATATACAGAACATACCAGCAATTGATGGCCCAAGAGCAATAACGCAGGCTCCAGTCAATGTCGCCAAGTCCACTATCTGGACAAAAAAGCACAGTGCTTGCAAAAGTCAGCACAagctaaaaacaaaaggagtcaTAATTTCCGAAGTGTTTACTGTTTAACATTAATGAGCTACAACCACTCAGCTTCAAAGATTAGCTATCCGATCGATGGTTTACAATTCTCAATGTTAGAACCAACCAAGATGATTCAACTTCAGTTAAAGCAAAGGGAATTACTGAAACACAAATTTTCCTCCTCCAAGCACACATCTAGAGATCAATGAATGTGTCGTCAGTGGTTTTCAGAAAAACAAATTGCAAGCTAGTGCTGTTATCAACATGAACTTGACACATCCAATCATCTTCTATGGCTCATCATTGCATATATTTCAAAGTAGATCAGCTAGCAATTTActcttccctccctctctctgtctcttagCAGTTTGTGCAGCAAAACAAACTATGATAACCAATCAAGCAGAGTACCTTCTCTACACCTTGGTTGCAAGCATAAACCAAAGCATCTGCAAGTGTAAGTCTTCCTTCAGCATCAGTATTATTCACCTAACAAAGCAGAACCAACAGAGACTTCATCAGTGAATTACTGATGCAGGGAAAATAAAGAGGGACAAATAGCAATTATTGCACCCttttttaacttaatttgcTAGAACATGTACATATGCATTTTCAAACATGAAAAACTCACTGATTCCAGATGGAAACATAGTAATGAAAATCATAACTAGCTCGAACTTGCGTCAAaaggcggaaaaaaaaaagtaactaaACCTCAAACAGCATATGAGTAGCATTAAAATCTTATCCTTAATATGACTGagcaaaacaacaaaaacaataTACCTCAATTGTCTTTCCATTTGAGGCGGTGACAATGTCACCTGGCCTCATGCCAGTTCCACTAATCATATTCTCACAAGCAGCAACAATGAAATGAACCTGCACACCAAGTACACTGGTCAAGATCTTCAACATAAGAGAAACTGGATATGGAGCAGCAAACTAGAAGCAGGACCCGAAACACTGATTCAGAACTTGTAATAACAACTAGAGCAAAAAAACATTAAACTCAAATACCTCAACTCCGGGAggtttaatttgaccaattgctTTTGCTGCACCAAGAACTGCTGCAGAACCTCCCATATCAAATTTCATGAGCTCAATTGAGCAACCAGGCCCAGTCTTGATGTTGTAGCCGCCACTAGTAATATCAAAAGCATAATCTCAGAACAGGTTACTAAACCAGAGCAGTGAAAGCACACAACAGAATATAATCAGTTTAATTACTATAAGATATAGCAAGACAACAAGATATCTCAACGAAAACAGTGGATCAGGTAATCTGGACTTCATAGAAAAGCAACAAAGCGATCTTCAGATGAATAGACTCATTTTAAGTGACGTAACATCGAAGCATGAACTATAACTTGAACTTTCAGGAAATGATAAGGAAGTAAGTACAACCCAGTGACTTATTTCCTTCCAGATACTGAACCATGGCATATCCACAAAACATGACTTAGAATCACCTGTCAAAAGTCAATCCTTTCCCCACCAAAGCCAACTTTGTCTTGGCAGGTCCACCAACAGGTTTGTAACATAAGTGGATGAAATGAGGAGGATTTGCAGAGGCTGCAGCAACACCCAGATAAGATCCCATTTTCAATTCTTTGCATTGCTCGGCATCCAAAATTGTTGCGGAAATTACATCGCTGTATGCGGAAGCAATCTTCAATGCCTCATGTGCTAGTACAGCTGATTAATGCAAGTCAAAGAAACAAAGTTAAAGGGCAGCTTCATTAGAAGTTCATCCATCACaagaaaattaagcaaaataacaaagaacagaactctaaatttattgtacaccACCAAGCAGCTAAAAAGGGATATCTGCAAGCAACAATACAGCTTAGGAAATCAATATGAAAGAGGGGATGCTGCTGTACATACCGGGGGTAAGCACATTGGCAGGAGAATTGACAAGCTCTCTTCCAAATATTATACCACAAGATACATCTTCAGCATACTTGAGCTTTTTATCTAGTTCAGGTCCACTTCCAAGGCCAAGAATATCCACAGATTTAAGAGCTGTTTTCTTGGATTCTGATTTATATCTAGTGTCATCATGTATTCCCAGCACAGTCCCTGTCAAAGTCCAAAGTTATCAAGTCAATCAAACTCCTCCAAGAACAGCATTGATGAATTATATTTTCCGGGGACTTTTATGAAGTACATCAATGCATCATTACCAAGTCATAAAATTGTCATAACTCGTAAGCCTGTTTGTGATTCAAGACAAAAATGGACGTGTTTACAACAGCAAAAACACATTTTACGACGGCATACAAGTGATTTACCATAAGCTTTTCTAATTCACAATTGAATGAGCATGATTACACAAAACAGACAAGCTCACAAAGGATTTGAACCCAACCTACTGTACAGTCATGTACTTCATTGGCGCATCGGATCATTGCCATAGCACAATCAAATGCAAACCAAGAAGCAGCAAACGTTGTTACTTAAAACATATACCAGATGCAATTGCTGAAGCAGTGGTGAGCTTCGATTCAGCCGATAACCCTTCAGATGAGGCTAGGACAATGCCGACATTACTAGCTTGAGCAGCTTTCGCTGCAGCAGCGACAGCTTCACCAAGACCTTGGAAGGCTGTGGGAGTAGAAGCTGATTGGCCTAGTCCAATCAAGCCGACCCTCTTTGAACCAATGCCTGGAAGCCTGAGAACAACTGATTGGCCAGATTTTCCAGTAAAATCCTCCTCCGAAGAGGCTTCAGCTAAGAGGCCACTCAACTGTGCATCAAGCCTTTCCAAAATAGAGTTCTGGAACTTGGAATTCTCATCCTTGGCCATGTCCTTCTCGGTCACACCAACCGCGAGTATGTCTCCTTTCCATTCCACCGCATCAATGTCTTTGGCAGCAAAAGCAATCTTGTCGAAGGAAATTTCACAAACAGATAACAGGCACTCAGTACCATCAAACAATCGCAGAAACAGCAATCATGACAGTATGAAACTGTTCTGTCGCTGAAATTCAAGCAAACCACCGATCATCGCAAAACATAGCAAAGTCAACAGCTTTGCTCAGAAGAACCAAGCACCCATGGACGATCAAAAACAACGCAAAGCCCgtgattttattaaataaacTCAAGGACCCATCAGCTTTAAACCCGCAGAAAACGGACCAGAAGGGTAAAAATTGCAACTTTATAGAGAGATAAGAGACGGAGGGAGAGACCTTGGGGACATCGATGTTGGCTGGTTGAGTGAGGCCGAGAGTGGCCCGAGCGAGAGTGTGAGCCATGAGCTTCCCTCTCTTCGAGTTGAAGAACGGCGAGACGGCGAAGGAAAGCCGGAAACTTGAAGTTGAAGCAGCGCGGAATCTAGCAAAGAGCAAAGAAGGGGACGAAGAGGAGGAGACGGCAAATGAGGAAGCCAAGGACACAACAATGGCGGCCATCTTCCAGTGCTGGAGTCTCTATCTATTTATAATGGAccctcaatcaatcaaatattttagagagagagagagagagagagagaggctaagGTCGACATCACCAAGCAACATCCATGCCTGCCACTGCCAGTACGATGCTTCTTCATGCGGCTTTAGCCTTTCCTTTTATTAAGGAATCAATCAAGCCAAAAATCTTGTGTCTTTGAGAAGATTGATTGGCATAAAGAATAGCATATTACACACGATTGATTAGCATAACGATAACAAGATGCATTCTGTCTCGAACAGCTTTTCTAATTTCTAAGTTTTCATCTTTCATCTCACATCCGGCCCAATAAATCACggttcttttttgaaaaaaaaaagaatcacattGTACAGATTATGTAAGCACTCTGATTATGCACATTTCATTTGCCAGCACATATAATATAATATGATTCTTGTCTCGAGACATCATATTATACATATtccattttaaaatttcaatttaattaaaatgtACCGCAGTACTTAACATGTGTGCCACGACAATAAAATCTGTTATGGTTTTAATTTGTCAGCCCAATATATGAATGTTGGATTTAGCATATGTGTAGTAGGCTAACCACAACTATCTTACAGCCTTGACTACTTTTTTGGATCAGTAGCTTTGTTGAATGTACACTTGTCTATTGATGTGGCGAGGTGTGGGAGGCTATGCTTCATTAGTTGTGATAATTAGTTTAGTTCGGCTcttgttttatttaattaatgaagTTCCCTTTCTTTTATCCTAATTGTCCATAGATTTTAGCATCAATATATCTTAAAAATTAACTATTCAGGCGATGCACATTATGAAGCTTTATCATATCGAAATGATAAACTAAGGTTAATATGACGAATGAGATATCACACcggaaaaaaatggaagaattaCGGTGGCCAACGTGCGTGAAGTTCGTGTGCGACTCGGAGCAATCGACTGAGGTAACCGATTTGGTCTTTTTATCGGACAAGTATAGACATTATTTCACCTGTAAGGGCAcaataagcaatcattttcttGGCAATTGGAGTCAAGAAAGGCTTCATTCTTACTCAATTTTCATGGCAACGAGGGTTTGCAATTGGATTGAGCACCGTGGTCTGCGGTGGCTGAGATACAACTGTGAGTTGGAACTCTTTTcctagggaaaaagaaaaggatcatTGGCTCTGGATAAGACTTGAAGACCATAACAGACAGCCCTAGGTACAGACCCATCATTTGTTGCATAGAGTCATAGACAGTGGGTCTAGTTTTCCAAATCCAAGAAGCATGTGAGCCTCGCTGGCCCTAAAATttaagggtaaaaaaaaaagtagacaaaagaaaaaattataaaataaaaaactatcTACGCCAATGTCGACGTCTTGTCGGCGCGAGCCCGAAGTTCACGTAAGTATCGgctggccaaaattagccggatggactgaattgacacgaatgCAAAACTCGCGAATCTTTAATAAAAGTTTATCTTAAAAAGATTATTTGATCATTAATTGTTTACCTTGTTTCTAGTGTAAAATGGTATAAGCAAAATCAATGTGCTCATGTGGTctaaacaatttcatttttcgatTGTTTGCTttgctttattttgaaattctCTTGCGGTAACATATATCGGATATTATTAGTTATATTGCATCCAAGTGCAAGCCGGCCGGCCCTGTGCCCTAACTTATTGGATTGCGtacattctctttctttttcagtCTTGAAGTATTATTAATTATATTGACCGCAACAAGATAAAAGAGTATGTCTTTTTAGCTATTTATCCTTCATATTTCATACATGTTTTAGAAATGTCATAATTTATTGTTTGATCCGCCATCTCTCGCTACGTTTCGTGCATCACACGGGCTCAACTCTAGTATACTATATACATGTGTTGGATTGAAGTGTGATGGTCGAAAAGAAATGAGCAATGTTGGCTATAGTAAGGTTTGTTGATGCGGTGATGTTTGCAAGCTAAGTAGTATCGACATGCGACACGATATGCCGActtgtcatttaaaaaaaaataaagaacttcGACATGTTGGAAGACGTTATgcattaaatttatatttttatatatgtatgataaATCACAatgtaaatataaaaatatcacctgtgagtttcttcttttttttcttcttttattatggATTtatgattttatatatatagggCTTCCGggcatattaattttggggttgCTGGGTATGTGAATTAAGTataaatatttttgataaatttacattttgatccctaGTTTATGGAaattgcttaaaattgacctcgtGTGTGTAAAAATAGGATGTTGAAATGTTAGACTCGCGTATCGTTGGCATGTCTGGAGCTTACTATGTGTCAATTGCACGTTGAAGAATGTTGAAGTATCCGATATGCATCCGACCCGATAGGGAGGCCACTGAAAAGTATATGTGCTTCTTAGCTTGCAGGTTGCTTGAACCAAAGAGCctgtcaaaatcaattggattttTGTTTATGTCACGACAAAGACAAACATGAAATGTCAAATTGCAATTCATGGTGTGTAGAACATCAGGGCCTAAAGAGTTGATTACTTACAAATTCCTTAATCTCAATATGATATATTACCGTTAATTGTCTTAAAGAGTCGATTACTTACAAATTTCTTAATCTCAATAGGATATATTAAAGTTAATTGGAACAGGACGACGAATTCAGAATTCTCTAGATCGAGCCATACGAAGTGCAAATGGAGCGAGGTTAATCGGctgatctatttttttttttttattgggtcaAAAATTGGCCGATCTCCTCGAAAGAGTGGAAATTCAGCGTacaccaacaatcgtcccaAAGAATAAAAATTGTGCTTTAAATGCTATAACCCTATCTCCGaaataaggaaaatttcaaataagagcaagTGAATtgtgtttcaaataagggctcgaagtgctcaaattattttaaagaaaagccTGGCCaaaaggcattttcgtcctttatatttttttcattttctattttttcttttctttttcctctcctctcccctcccctGCCCTAGCCATCGCCAACCTCAGGCCAACCTAGCATCGGGCAGCCCCTCGTCATCCCAAGCGAGAGCGAGGGTGGCCCTTGCCTGGGCGGGATCATGTATTTAGGACCGCAAATCTTCCAAGTGGTTGGATTGTTTGCTGGAGGAGTCGGGGTGTAATGAGCTACAAGCTCTCGAGCCGACTGATCATTCTCGGGGTTCGACATCCGAGACTCTTGGGCTTCTGCTCCAATTTGAGCAGAGGATTCCGACGACACACCGTCGCCTCTCACGACTCTCCACTCCCCTTTGTGGCTTCCATTTCCAAGAACACACCCGTTTCTTTAACCCTCTTCTCACCAATCCCGCGAGGCCATTTTATGGTTTCAGACATGTGGGTTTGATTCTTCTTCGCTCTCTCCAAATCAAAgcaacccatctctctctctctctctctctctctctctctcttctcgtctTTTCCTGTCAACCCATTTCTCAATTCTTGATCCATCTCCACACGAATCGATAAGAGATCGAGAAACATATGGGATGCTGAGCAAGAGAGACCTAGCCCCCGAATTGCAGTCTCGAATCCCAATCTTGAGGCCGAGCATCCATTCGAGAAGGCACAATCCGACCGTGAAAGGCAATGAGGAAGGCTCTCACCCGACACAGGTGGGGGAAACCTTCGTCCTTGCCCGAGGGCCGACGATGGCCAAGGCAGGAGAAACCCTTCAATGAAATGATTTGAacacttcaaacttttatttaaaataaggttaacgtgagacccttatttgataaaatgatgaCACTTTAAATCAttacttataatttttttctgaaataatAGAAGCTGTAGCCCAAAATCATACGAATTTTTTAAGagccaaagaaaagaattttgttAGGAATAATCAATACCCTTGCTACATAAATTTTTGCCCCAGGTACATATACAAGTTTCAAAGCCTTTTTGCTTTGTCATAACAATTGATCTTAGTTGGGTGGCTTCATATAATCATGATGTGCAATCTGTACATACGACCCAATGCAATCATTACACAGCATGATGCTCTCCAATGTCAATTTGGACAAATCTGAGAAATCTTTGATAGGTCCTTTTCCAACTACCAATTATAAAACTACAGCAAACCCACCTTTACATTCCCCacgaaaagaaattaaaacttTAGCCAATATCTGCTAATTTTTCTCCAGCAATAACAATTCTGGATGAGCAAGCTGCaagatagggaaaaaaaaaaggcattgtCAGTCCAACCGGATACCGACTGGCAATAGCCGGTAAAGCAGTGGCGCGACCGTCTCTCCCCGTCGCTTCAGCTACATGAAATCCAATCTAGCTTGAGCCTAGTCTTCTTCAcaaacacactctctctctctctctccacgcaATTGGGTTTGGTTTACAAATCCCGTGGATCCATACCCATCTCCTTATCATTCGAAGCTTCCCCATTTCTTCTGGGATTTTCCCAGGAAAAATTCCCattttgaaagaagaagaagaagaaagcgggGAAGATTGCAGAGAAAGTTGTCAGCTTTAATTATCCATGTGGTCGCAGTGGTAGTCAGTCACTGAAAGTGAGACGGCATAGTTTCAAAACcatcctccttttctttccttttttttttgtgctgagCGTCTCTCTATTCTCTCTCCTCGCAATGCACGAAGGAATCTCTGCGTTTCAAGGCTCCTTGCGGTTCCATTTCTAATGTTTCTCCGCGAAACCATGAAACTTGCTAGCTGATGTGGCGAGTGCTGTCAATTCCCTCGCTTCAGTAGGAAATGCTTCCCCGCTTTGAGATCTCCTGAAGGTTTGTAGTATCTCGGCTTGGGTATTTTGAGCTGATTTGGAGCTTTTATATGAATTGATGAATGTTAATGTGGGTTCTTCAAAGTGGGTTAGTACGATTTTGTGGATTTCTGGAGGCTTAGAGGCGGAGATCTGAGTTTAGCGTAAAGTTCTGGTAATTAGATGTTGCCGCAGGAGCAAAAGCCGAGTTATCATCCATGTTCATGGTCTACGAGCTGATTTGTCAAGTCATAAGCATAAGCAAGATGGGGGTTTTAGTGGATAATATTGGTGGGTTTGCTGTACTCTTTGTGAATGTGAGCTAACCCCACCAGCTCAGATAACTGGGAATATCGGTGATTTTGGGAACAAGCGGAATAACGAGTTTTGAGGAAGTTTGGCTAGTATCTATGTCTGGAGCACCCAGAGTGAGGTCGATGAATGTGGCTGATTCTGAGACGAGACCTGTACTAGGTCCAACCGGCAACAAGGCGAGTTCTCTGAGTGCCCGCAAACCCAGTTCGAAGCCATTGAGAAAGAAGGATAAGTCACCTGATGAGTATAGAACGGCCGAGGGAAAGAAGGCCTCTCAATTTGCAACAGTTACTTCATCCTCTCCCCAGTTGCATCCTGCTAATGGTTCCTCTGTACTTAGGCGGCACGAGCAGCTCTTGCATTCTAACTCGTCCTTGAATGTGTCTTGCTCATCTGATGCCTCTACGGAGTCATTTCATAGTCGGGCATCTACTGGAAGACTCATTCGATCAAGTAGTGTTGGGTATCAAAGAAAGCCTGTTTCCTCGAAGCCGAGGAGTGTCTTTTCTGATGGCAGTTTGGATTTTCTGCCATCAGTAGGTCCACAGGCAAAAAAGACTTGCGCTTGGGTGACGCCAAATACAGGTGCATGCATTCTCAATTCTTTGGTAGTTCTGGAATTGCATATAACTCTCATGTGCTTGTCTTTGCAAAAAGCATTGTAGCTCTTGCTAATCTATGTTTGTCTATTGTTGATGAATTAATGGGTTAGAGAAAACCTGGCAAATGAATTTCACTGAGAAATGCCATGTATCCAATAGGCAATACAATGTCACAAGGTCCGTTGGTACTGAATCCTCATGGTCCTTCATTAGACGTAGAACCTTAAGCAACAGTTAATGATTGTTCTGAAATGTATGCACCTCTGAAAAATCACTGTACATAGTTCTGTTTGTTATTAATCTCGTTCAATTGCCAGTGTCTCTCTATATTAGAACTAGCCTATATCGAGGAATAAATTGCTCCCATGCTTAAGAAGCCGTTAATTAGATATCAGCCAAGAAATAGCTTATCATTGCAAGATGATCATCAATAGACCCATGCATCTGCCTACaactatcctaaaatgcaattaagcgTTATCTTCTTCACTTGAGATTGGGTTAatcatgaatttaattctggCAAGCTACTACACAAAGTATCTTTTGTAAGTGATGATATATTGGGCTTGTCATTAAGCAGCTTCGTTAATCAATTGATATTTGCTTTCCGTGCCATGTACATCAGAATGGATCATTCCCTGTTTCCTGTATTACCAACCATTGTAGCACTAGCTGAGGATAATATTTTCTGGCAAAAAAAGAGGGTTTGTGATGTTGTGAGATGTGGTAGCAAAGGTTAATGGGGGAGGTTAATGCAGCCATTTTTAACTAgatcaaaagttttaggaacTATGAGAAAGTTTCTTTCACCCGGTTGCTAAGTGGaggttttatattttattagtgTCTACGATGATGTTACACCTCGTATTTTCCATTGCAATATGCATCAAAGACGTCATAAATCTGAATTAGCCTTTAGCGCGATGGTTTTCTTTGACTGAATGGGTATTTAACTATGGTAATCTCTGATGGCCTGCAATCCTCAGGCATAATCATCTTTTGTTATTTTGACTTTAGCCAATAGTTGTTCTCTTGGTTGTGCTAGACTGCAAAGGTAGgacaaattcaaaatgttcTCTGGAGGGTTGGAATGGAATAAATCGATGTTTCACTTGTGTCTCTTGACTGTgtatggagatatcaaagtgaGACTTGACTATGCATTTGGTTTACACAATCCTTAATggacttcttttcttgttggGTGACTAGATAGTTCATTCAATTCACAGTGTGTTAAATTTTCCGTGCCTTTAGTCCTCcatcctttccttttttgtgaGAAGCTCCCTAATGTTAATAGATCCACTGCAGTTATGGAGTTTTGCCTAGGCATATGGTATGAGATGCTAATTGATTTTCAATTCTCCGACAGAGCCTTGCTATGCTGCTTTCCATGACGAAGAATGGGGTGTTCCAGTGCATGATGATAGGTATGTGAACTGGCAAATGTTGAGTGTACTTCTGCTCGGTTGGTTTGGCATGACGTTAGCCACTTACCATAAGATTCTGTTGACAGCTGATTCACATTATATTGTTGTCCACATGCAGGAAATTGTTTGAGCTTCTTGTCCTCTCTAGCACCCTTTCTGAACTTACATGGCCTGCCATTCTGAGCAAAAGACACACTTTCAGGTGCTTTTCTAAGTTAAATCCAATCGGTAATTTCTccctcaattagcaaaatggtTTTAGAACTGTCAATGCCTTGGTCCTCATATCCATAGTCTTTGCTTATTACTTCACCATTCTCTCTATATTGTCGTATGATGTGTTTCTTCTTGCAGAGAAGTCTTTGCTGACTTCGACCCGCTTGCTGTTTCAAAGATGAACGAGAAGAAGACAGTAACACCAGGAAGTGCTGCGAGCTCCCTTCTATCAGAATTAAAATTGCGTGCTATCTTTGAGAATGCGCGTCAAATAACTAAGGTAAATTAGCGATTTCATTTCTATTTCGCAGACTGCCTTCATGGATTTAGCTGGAGAAATTTCAAGGGTTAATAACTTAAAACGCGATTGTGCCTCTGAAGTCAATGGTGCTCAATTAGGTGCCA
This genomic interval from Rhodamnia argentea isolate NSW1041297 chromosome 4, ASM2092103v1, whole genome shotgun sequence contains the following:
- the LOC125312485 gene encoding leucine aminopeptidase 1-like, producing MAAIVVSLASSFAVSSSSSPSLLFARFRAASTSSFRLSFAVSPFFNSKRGKLMAHTLARATLGLTQPANIDVPKIAFAAKDIDAVEWKGDILAVGVTEKDMAKDENSKFQNSILERLDAQLSGLLAEASSEEDFTGKSGQSVVLRLPGIGSKRVGLIGLGQSASTPTAFQGLGEAVAAAAKAAQASNVGIVLASSEGLSAESKLTTASAIASGTVLGIHDDTRYKSESKKTALKSVDILGLGSGPELDKKLKYAEDVSCGIIFGRELVNSPANVLTPAVLAHEALKIASAYSDVISATILDAEQCKELKMGSYLGVAAASANPPHFIHLCYKPVGGPAKTKLALVGKGLTFDSGGYNIKTGPGCSIELMKFDMGGSAAVLGAAKAIGQIKPPGVEVHFIVAACENMISGTGMRPGDIVTASNGKTIEVNNTDAEGRLTLADALVYACNQGVEKIVDLATLTGACVIALGPSIAGVFTPSDDLAKEVIAASELSGEKLWRMPLEESYWESMKSGIADMVNTGGRPGGAITAALFLKQFVDEKVQWMHIDMAGPVWNDKKKAATGFGISTLVEWVLTNSS
- the LOC115752625 gene encoding uncharacterized protein LOC115752625; protein product: MSGAPRVRSMNVADSETRPVLGPTGNKASSLSARKPSSKPLRKKDKSPDEYRTAEGKKASQFATVTSSSPQLHPANGSSVLRRHEQLLHSNSSLNVSCSSDASTESFHSRASTGRLIRSSSVGYQRKPVSSKPRSVFSDGSLDFLPSVGPQAKKTCAWVTPNTEPCYAAFHDEEWGVPVHDDRKLFELLVLSSTLSELTWPAILSKRHTFREVFADFDPLAVSKMNEKKTVTPGSAASSLLSELKLRAIFENARQITKVIEEFGSFDKYIWSFVNHKPIVSKFRYPRQVPVKSPKADVISKDLVRRGFRSVGPSVIYSFMQAAGLTNDHLISCFRFQACISTVEGKVETRATEIARDEKVDGPSEHELSAAMDELDFSEEL